Proteins from a single region of Cytophagaceae bacterium:
- a CDS encoding aminopeptidase: MLKEIIRFEFFYRKNRPATYIYFGILFLLCFAAVTSKYVTIGGIAGGQIKENSPYNLAFMTIIMTFFFTFIASAIMGVAVLRDFEHKTESLMFSTTMSKFDYLFGRFFGSFIIMVLIYCSIWLAFMTGYSIGKFLPWDPSWKEKEMLAFDAWSYFQPFIVWGISNLFIQGAIFFAAGALSRSTIVIYTQGIILFVLYQVSDTLLSDIDNKTLSAMLDPFGVRAFSIYTEYWTPAQKNSQIVPLGGVLLWNRLVWCGIALLILIGTYFSFSFNVVRNTLFKRKNKKEEVSEKIKPELVKIPSAMQFSGFATSLSQMWTQARFYFRMVIREVPFIAIAFVGVVQIIVDSFYFDKMYGTSSYPITANVIGMLDGFDMFFLIIIVFYSGELIWKERISNIHLIIDATPVKDWVNLSAKFIGMMLINLSIMLLLILMGVLVQAAHGYFNFELSLYFKSMFTSTLSFVLLYTLLSFFVQVMSNNKFIGFAMMFVFFLVTFFLGAAGIQHPLFMFGSGRLGGYSDMNKFGHFVTSFSWLKLYWLSMVVVFFVLSVVLSVRGSESLMKTRLKVGKLRLTKPVLTFGIFALISTLLTGCYVFYNTNKINTYQTREESEKEQVTYEQLLKKFEKLPQPKIVDVNLKVEIYPSTRDFTAEGYYWLKNKTNKPMTEIHIQNDVEHKMKLAYLKFEGGAKKNRKYEKQGYIIHTLNKPLAPSDSIKMSFKTMFETKGFVANGSNTNVVYNGTFFNNTYFPSIGYNNGYEIGDDDTRRKYKLKEKERMMEQNDPIGLSQSLFGDDADYISFEMVIGTEKDQTAIAPGYLQKSWEEKNRKYFHYKMDVPMCNFYSIVSAKYEVKKDKWIAPDGKPVSLEIYYNKGHEYNLDKMMSSMKSSFDYFSRNFSPYQYRQMRIMEFPKYADFAQSFANTVPFSEGIGFIQKISDPEEDLDMPYYVTAHELGHQWWGHQVAEANVKGNAMLSETQAQYSALMVMKHAIKPAMMQKFLKYELDRYLRGRSSERKKEQPLNMVEGQGYIHYQKGSLAMFALQDYIGEDKVNLALRNFLKDWQYPGPDSKNKRYPTSNDLLGYFKAQTPDSLKNIITDMFESITLFENKTEKVEYKDLKNKTFEVKITTSSEKFRADSSGNEKPIAINDWIDVGVYGEDIKGEPNLLYLQKHKVNKKANTFTIIVKEKPKKAGIDPINKLIDRHSDDNTKTAEVVEKGV; this comes from the coding sequence ATGTTAAAAGAAATCATTAGGTTTGAGTTTTTTTACCGAAAAAACCGACCTGCTACCTATATCTATTTTGGAATATTATTCCTGCTTTGTTTTGCAGCGGTAACTTCCAAATACGTCACTATTGGCGGCATCGCCGGAGGGCAAATCAAAGAAAACTCGCCCTACAATCTGGCTTTCATGACCATCATCATGACGTTCTTCTTCACGTTTATCGCCTCCGCCATCATGGGCGTGGCCGTTTTGCGGGATTTTGAACACAAGACCGAATCGCTGATGTTCAGCACCACCATGTCAAAGTTCGACTACCTATTCGGAAGGTTCTTCGGCTCGTTTATCATCATGGTGCTTATCTATTGCTCTATTTGGTTGGCTTTCATGACGGGCTATTCTATCGGTAAATTTCTCCCCTGGGATCCTTCCTGGAAAGAAAAAGAAATGCTGGCCTTCGATGCCTGGTCTTATTTCCAGCCTTTTATCGTTTGGGGCATCAGCAATTTGTTTATTCAGGGAGCGATATTCTTTGCCGCCGGGGCTTTGAGCCGCTCGACCATTGTCATATACACCCAGGGTATTATCCTTTTTGTACTTTATCAGGTGTCAGATACATTGTTGAGCGACATCGACAACAAAACGCTCTCGGCCATGCTCGATCCGTTTGGCGTGAGGGCATTCAGCATTTACACCGAATATTGGACGCCGGCACAAAAAAACTCACAGATAGTACCACTTGGGGGAGTCTTACTCTGGAACAGATTGGTGTGGTGTGGTATAGCCCTTTTGATTTTGATTGGCACTTACTTTTCTTTTAGTTTCAATGTAGTGAGGAATACGCTTTTCAAAAGAAAAAATAAAAAGGAAGAAGTAAGCGAAAAAATAAAACCGGAGTTGGTTAAGATACCTTCGGCAATGCAATTCTCCGGCTTCGCCACAAGCCTTTCACAAATGTGGACGCAGGCCAGGTTTTACTTCAGAATGGTCATCAGAGAAGTACCGTTTATCGCCATCGCGTTTGTGGGTGTGGTCCAAATCATCGTGGACTCGTTTTATTTCGACAAAATGTATGGCACCAGCTCCTACCCCATTACGGCCAATGTGATTGGTATGTTGGATGGCTTCGATATGTTTTTCCTAATCATCATCGTGTTTTATTCGGGTGAACTCATCTGGAAAGAACGTATCTCCAACATCCATCTGATTATCGACGCCACACCTGTAAAAGACTGGGTAAACCTCAGTGCCAAATTCATCGGAATGATGCTCATCAATCTGAGTATCATGCTTTTGCTGATACTGATGGGTGTGTTGGTGCAGGCGGCACATGGATACTTCAACTTTGAGCTGTCCTTATACTTCAAATCCATGTTTACCAGCACCTTGTCTTTTGTGTTGCTTTACACGCTACTCTCGTTTTTTGTGCAGGTGATGTCCAACAACAAGTTCATTGGCTTTGCCATGATGTTTGTTTTCTTTTTAGTTACCTTCTTCTTGGGAGCTGCGGGCATTCAGCATCCTTTGTTTATGTTTGGCAGCGGCCGATTGGGTGGGTATTCTGACATGAATAAGTTTGGGCATTTTGTAACTTCCTTCTCCTGGTTAAAACTCTACTGGCTATCCATGGTGGTGGTTTTCTTTGTGCTTTCGGTGGTATTGTCGGTGCGAGGTTCGGAGTCTTTGATGAAAACCCGTCTAAAAGTGGGCAAACTCAGATTGACCAAACCGGTATTGACATTTGGCATCTTCGCCTTAATTTCTACCTTACTGACAGGTTGTTATGTTTTTTACAATACCAACAAAATCAATACCTACCAAACCCGGGAAGAGTCAGAAAAAGAACAGGTGACGTATGAGCAATTGCTAAAGAAATTTGAAAAGCTTCCTCAGCCCAAGATTGTGGATGTAAATCTGAAAGTAGAGATTTATCCTTCTACCCGTGATTTTACTGCTGAAGGATATTATTGGCTCAAAAACAAAACCAATAAGCCAATGACCGAAATCCATATTCAAAACGATGTGGAACACAAAATGAAACTGGCCTATCTGAAGTTTGAAGGTGGAGCCAAAAAAAACCGGAAATATGAAAAACAGGGTTATATCATTCATACACTGAACAAACCATTGGCTCCGTCTGATTCCATCAAAATGTCCTTCAAAACGATGTTTGAAACCAAAGGCTTTGTGGCTAATGGGTCAAACACCAATGTGGTGTATAATGGCACTTTTTTCAATAATACTTATTTCCCCTCCATCGGCTATAACAATGGCTACGAAATAGGCGATGACGATACGCGAAGAAAGTACAAGCTCAAGGAAAAAGAAAGAATGATGGAGCAAAACGACCCGATTGGCTTATCGCAAAGTTTGTTTGGGGATGATGCCGACTACATCAGTTTCGAAATGGTAATTGGTACCGAAAAAGACCAGACCGCCATCGCTCCGGGATACTTGCAAAAATCGTGGGAAGAGAAAAACCGGAAGTACTTCCACTACAAAATGGACGTACCGATGTGCAATTTCTACTCTATAGTCTCTGCCAAATATGAAGTAAAAAAAGACAAATGGATAGCCCCTGATGGTAAGCCAGTGAGTTTAGAGATTTATTACAACAAAGGACATGAGTATAATCTGGACAAAATGATGTCCAGCATGAAATCCAGTTTTGATTACTTCTCCAGGAATTTCAGTCCATATCAATACCGCCAGATGCGGATCATGGAGTTTCCGAAGTATGCCGATTTTGCACAATCATTTGCCAATACGGTTCCTTTCTCTGAGGGCATAGGATTTATTCAAAAAATATCCGACCCCGAAGAAGACCTCGACATGCCTTATTATGTGACCGCACACGAGCTGGGTCATCAGTGGTGGGGGCATCAGGTGGCTGAAGCCAACGTAAAAGGCAACGCCATGCTTTCTGAGACCCAGGCCCAGTATTCGGCATTGATGGTCATGAAGCATGCCATAAAGCCTGCCATGATGCAGAAGTTCCTGAAATATGAACTGGATCGCTATCTGAGAGGCCGCTCAAGCGAAAGAAAAAAAGAACAGCCGCTCAATATGGTGGAAGGTCAGGGATACATCCATTACCAAAAAGGCTCACTGGCTATGTTTGCTTTACAGGATTATATCGGGGAAGATAAGGTCAATCTGGCACTGAGAAACTTCCTCAAAGACTGGCAGTACCCGGGTCCGGATTCTAAAAACAAGCGTTACCCGACCAGCAATGATCTATTGGGCTACTTCAAGGCTCAAACACCGGACTCGCTGAAAAACATCATCACCGATATGTTTGAGTCGATCACGCTTTTCGAGAACAAAACCGAGAAAGTGGAATACAAGGACTTGAAAAACAAGACTTTTGAAGTTAAGATTACTACCTCCAGCGAGAAATTCAGGGCGGACAGTTCGGGTAATGAAAAACCCATCGCCATCAATGACTGGATAGATGTCGGTGTGTATGGTGAAGATATCAAAGGCGAGCCCAACTTGCTCTACCTTCAAAAACACAAGGTGAACAAAAAGGCCAACACTTTTACCATCATAGTAAAAGAAAAACCAAAAAAAGCCGGAATTGACCCTATCAACAAGCTGATAGACAGGCATTCTGATGACAACACCAAAACGGCCGAGGTGGTAGAAAAAGGGGTTTAA
- a CDS encoding MFS transporter, whose amino-acid sequence MNYINNKKIWNAWSMYDWANSVHNLVITTVIFPMYYHATAIGKDGGNMVEFFGFEVNNNSLYSYSISAAALLLVFLSPILTSIADYSGRRKFFMKFFCYLGSFSVMYFYFFTKGNLNNTMIAFALSIVGWGGSVVFYNSFIPQIATEENYDKLSARGFVFGYIGSVILLIFNLLIILKPEFFGLSKADTESGLTSRISFLTVGIWWVVFAQIPFYFLPKDRSKPFEAKWIKLGIKELKKVIIEIKSNRLLTKFLTAYFTYYLGVMTVIYVATLFAQDELKIPRDGLIATLLLIQLVAIPGSYLASYLSRLFGNSIALRIEVLIWLLVPIGAYFTTTAEQFYVIAAMVGLVMGGIQSLSRSTFAKLIPEDISHTASYFSFMIFWKRINYRRNIYFGLINALTGSMRNSILFLVVVFALGFLLLLRLPSKHVYHQGRNE is encoded by the coding sequence ATGAACTACATTAATAATAAAAAAATCTGGAATGCCTGGTCAATGTACGACTGGGCCAATTCTGTTCATAATCTGGTGATAACCACGGTGATCTTTCCGATGTATTATCACGCCACTGCAATCGGAAAAGACGGTGGGAATATGGTAGAGTTTTTTGGTTTTGAAGTAAACAACAATTCTCTTTACAGTTATTCAATATCTGCGGCTGCCTTGTTGCTGGTATTTTTATCCCCAATACTCACATCAATTGCTGATTATTCCGGTCGCCGCAAGTTTTTCATGAAGTTCTTTTGCTATTTGGGTTCTTTTTCAGTGATGTATTTCTATTTCTTCACAAAAGGCAACCTCAACAACACCATGATTGCTTTTGCATTATCCATTGTAGGTTGGGGTGGTAGCGTGGTGTTTTATAATTCGTTTATTCCTCAGATTGCTACCGAAGAAAACTATGATAAACTTAGTGCCCGTGGCTTTGTATTTGGCTACATAGGCAGTGTTATTCTATTGATTTTTAACCTTTTAATAATCCTAAAACCCGAATTCTTTGGACTCAGCAAAGCTGACACTGAATCGGGATTGACATCAAGAATTTCGTTTCTTACTGTTGGAATTTGGTGGGTGGTATTTGCTCAGATTCCCTTTTATTTTCTTCCCAAAGACCGCAGCAAACCTTTTGAAGCCAAATGGATAAAGTTGGGTATTAAAGAATTGAAAAAAGTAATCATTGAAATAAAGTCAAACCGATTATTGACCAAATTTCTTACTGCCTATTTCACTTATTATCTTGGCGTTATGACGGTGATATATGTGGCCACACTTTTTGCCCAGGACGAACTCAAAATCCCACGTGATGGACTCATTGCAACACTGTTATTGATACAGTTGGTGGCCATTCCGGGCAGTTATCTGGCTTCTTATCTTTCAAGATTATTTGGAAACTCTATCGCTCTCCGCATCGAAGTTTTAATTTGGTTGTTGGTACCAATAGGTGCATATTTCACCACTACGGCCGAACAGTTTTATGTCATAGCAGCTATGGTGGGTCTGGTAATGGGCGGTATTCAGTCGCTTTCAAGAAGTACATTTGCCAAGCTAATTCCTGAAGATATCAGTCACACGGCCAGTTATTTTTCATTTATGATATTCTGGAAAAGGATCAATTACCGCCGGAACATTTATTTTGGCCTTATAA
- a CDS encoding GNAT family N-acetyltransferase: MQKPFFYIESERLKLIPLDYDHLCFYAQPEKLSLILGIRNCLIETGEPFDEAFNEALENFWKPMTQAHPEQYPWFTNWLIVLKSENATIGGIGLSGLPNDAGETETGYATDIKYRNRGYMSEALACLCEWVFQQPEVKAIIAHTFPDGLISQKTLTNNGFRLIGPEITDDGEVLLWRKTISE, translated from the coding sequence ATGCAAAAACCATTTTTTTATATTGAATCAGAGCGTTTGAAACTGATTCCCCTTGACTACGACCACTTGTGCTTTTATGCTCAACCCGAAAAACTCTCATTAATTCTGGGAATCAGAAATTGTCTTATTGAAACAGGGGAACCTTTTGATGAGGCATTTAATGAGGCCCTGGAAAACTTCTGGAAACCAATGACTCAAGCTCACCCCGAGCAATACCCCTGGTTTACCAATTGGCTGATAGTTTTAAAATCCGAAAACGCTACCATCGGTGGAATCGGATTGTCGGGCTTACCCAATGATGCCGGTGAAACTGAGACAGGTTATGCCACCGATATCAAATACCGAAACAGGGGCTATATGAGTGAGGCATTGGCTTGTTTGTGTGAGTGGGTATTTCAGCAGCCTGAAGTAAAGGCCATCATTGCACATACCTTTCCCGATGGTCTTATTTCTCAAAAGACTTTAACTAATAATGGTTTTCGGCTTATAGGACCCGAAATTACTGATGACGGGGAAGTATTACTTTGGAGAAAAACCATTTCAGAATAA
- a CDS encoding type I restriction endonuclease subunit R, translating to MSRQSEQILEQQLIENLRKLGYQHIAIADEKGLIANLKTQLEKHNNVVFTVTEFEKIINTLRKGSVFEKAKILRERQHLVRDNGDNLYFEFFNTEHWCQNQYQVTHQISQSGTYDNRYDVTLLINGLPLVQIELKRRGLELKEAFNQINRYQKHSFGAGQGLFHFVQLFVISNGINTKYFSNFGIHKQEYLQTFHWTDEENRPLNNILNGFTDVFLEPCHISKMISKYIVLNETEKKLMVLRPYQYFAVENIIKKVSENEVLHSYDISKNGYIWHTTGSGKTLTSFKASQILSRFPAIKKVVFVVDRKDLDYQTNQEYDKFSKGCVSSADNTESLIRKFNNPDERIIVTTIQKLNNAISGRNLQKMSGIKDLRMVFIFDECHRSQFGDTHKNIVGYFTNIQLFGFTGTPILAENANGEQTTASLFGECLHKYVITDAIRDENVLRFSVEYINTFRKKDHIIDLKVEQIDEKEVFEAPERKEAIADYIIKYHGQKTQSRKFCAMMCVQDIDSVIQYYEILKAKKLSGEHDLKVVTIFSFAQNEEEMDYEIKTELSVVEEPAALYGLKPHRREKLDEYIGDFNKMYGTAHSSKDSLSFYNYYNEIAKKTKNNEVDILLVANMFLTGFDGKFVNTLYVDKNLQYHGLIQAFSRTNRILDKNKTQGNIVCFRNLKEKTDEAITLFSNKEAIAEVIVEPYESYVEQFNLSVEKLKSIAASVQSVDELYTEEDQMKFILAFRALIRLHKKMGHFTEFSWEDLHLPEQEFADYSSKYQDLKETIAHKTDKQKTSILEDIDFELELIRRDTINVSYIIKLLIKLKAQNGEKDKDSVEKEILNLLNTEVTLRSKRELIEKFINENLIDIDHEEDIVESFEKYWNQQQVNEFNKIIKEENLSAEKTEKLIEDYLFSEREPRRDEVLNLMEEKDQPGALHRKSVGDRILKRIVDFVETFINGMNLN from the coding sequence ATGTCGCGGCAATCGGAACAAATATTAGAACAACAACTCATCGAAAACCTCCGGAAACTGGGGTATCAACATATCGCCATTGCCGACGAAAAGGGGCTCATTGCCAACCTGAAAACTCAACTCGAAAAACACAACAACGTAGTTTTCACTGTCACCGAATTTGAAAAGATAATCAACACCCTTCGTAAAGGTAGTGTATTTGAAAAGGCTAAAATCCTGCGTGAACGGCAACATCTCGTAAGGGATAATGGCGACAACCTGTATTTTGAATTCTTTAATACCGAGCATTGGTGCCAAAACCAATATCAGGTCACGCATCAGATATCGCAGTCGGGTACTTACGACAATCGCTACGATGTAACCCTGCTCATCAACGGCCTGCCGCTGGTACAAATCGAGCTAAAACGCCGGGGTCTGGAACTCAAAGAGGCATTTAACCAAATCAACCGATACCAAAAACATAGTTTCGGAGCCGGGCAAGGGCTTTTTCACTTTGTACAACTCTTTGTAATCAGCAACGGCATCAATACCAAGTACTTCAGCAATTTCGGTATCCACAAGCAGGAATACCTGCAGACCTTTCACTGGACCGACGAAGAAAACCGCCCGCTCAACAACATCCTCAATGGCTTCACCGATGTGTTTCTGGAGCCTTGCCATATCAGCAAGATGATCAGCAAATATATTGTACTCAACGAAACCGAGAAGAAACTCATGGTGCTGCGTCCTTATCAATATTTTGCGGTCGAAAACATCATCAAAAAGGTAAGCGAAAACGAAGTTTTGCATAGCTATGACATCAGCAAAAACGGGTACATCTGGCATACCACAGGATCGGGCAAAACTCTCACGAGTTTCAAAGCCAGCCAGATATTGTCCCGATTCCCGGCCATAAAAAAAGTGGTCTTTGTAGTTGACCGCAAGGATCTCGACTATCAGACCAATCAGGAATACGACAAGTTTAGCAAAGGCTGTGTGAGCAGTGCCGATAACACCGAAAGCCTCATCCGAAAATTTAACAATCCCGATGAACGCATCATCGTAACCACCATTCAGAAACTCAACAATGCCATTTCGGGTCGTAACCTGCAAAAAATGAGCGGTATTAAAGACCTCAGGATGGTCTTTATCTTTGACGAATGCCACCGCAGTCAGTTTGGCGATACCCATAAAAACATCGTAGGGTATTTTACCAACATTCAGCTGTTTGGATTTACAGGCACCCCCATTCTGGCCGAAAACGCCAACGGTGAACAAACCACGGCCAGTTTATTTGGCGAATGCCTGCACAAATACGTCATTACCGATGCCATACGCGACGAAAATGTGTTGCGGTTTTCGGTAGAATATATCAATACATTTCGAAAAAAGGACCACATCATTGACCTCAAGGTAGAGCAAATCGACGAAAAAGAGGTTTTTGAAGCTCCTGAACGCAAAGAGGCCATTGCGGACTATATCATTAAATACCACGGACAGAAAACCCAGAGCCGGAAGTTCTGTGCTATGATGTGCGTGCAGGACATCGATAGTGTGATTCAGTATTATGAGATACTTAAAGCCAAAAAACTTTCCGGCGAGCATGACCTCAAAGTAGTTACCATATTTAGCTTTGCCCAAAACGAAGAAGAAATGGACTACGAAATAAAAACCGAACTGAGTGTAGTCGAAGAACCCGCTGCTCTGTACGGTCTTAAACCGCACCGGCGTGAAAAACTGGATGAATACATCGGCGACTTCAACAAAATGTATGGCACCGCTCACAGCTCCAAAGACAGCCTGAGTTTTTATAATTATTACAACGAAATAGCCAAAAAGACCAAAAACAACGAAGTGGATATCTTGTTGGTAGCCAACATGTTTTTGACCGGCTTCGATGGCAAATTTGTCAATACCCTTTATGTGGACAAAAATCTGCAATACCATGGGCTCATACAGGCTTTTAGCCGTACCAATCGTATTTTGGACAAAAACAAAACCCAGGGCAATATCGTATGTTTCAGAAATCTTAAAGAAAAAACCGACGAGGCCATTACCTTATTTAGTAACAAAGAGGCCATAGCCGAGGTGATTGTAGAGCCCTATGAAAGCTATGTGGAGCAGTTTAATCTGTCGGTAGAAAAACTCAAATCCATCGCAGCGTCAGTACAGAGTGTCGATGAACTATATACCGAAGAGGATCAGATGAAATTCATTCTGGCTTTCAGAGCCTTGATCAGGTTGCACAAGAAAATGGGACACTTTACCGAATTCAGTTGGGAAGATCTCCACTTACCTGAGCAGGAGTTTGCCGACTACAGTAGCAAATACCAGGATCTGAAAGAAACCATCGCCCATAAAACCGACAAACAAAAAACCTCTATCCTTGAAGACATAGACTTTGAGCTTGAACTTATCCGCCGTGACACCATCAATGTATCCTATATAATCAAACTGTTGATAAAGCTCAAAGCTCAAAACGGTGAAAAAGACAAAGATAGCGTTGAAAAAGAGATACTTAATCTACTCAATACCGAAGTTACCCTTAGGAGTAAAAGGGAGTTGATAGAGAAATTTATTAATGAAAATCTCATTGATATCGACCATGAAGAAGATATAGTGGAGAGCTTTGAAAAATACTGGAATCAGCAACAGGTCAATGAATTCAACAAAATCATAAAGGAAGAAAATCTTTCTGCTGAAAAAACCGAGAAACTCATTGAGGATTATTTGTTTTCTGAGCGGGAGCCAAGAAGAGATGAAGTATTGAATCTTATGGAGGAAAAAGACCAGCCGGGTGCATTACATCGCAAATCAGTAGGTGACAGAATTTTGAAAAGAATCGTTGATTTTGTCGAAACCTTTATCAATGGTATGAATTTGAATTGA
- a CDS encoding alpha-glucosidase, with product MKPLIIKLISLMLILAVSCNSKKDQEKSDQKWWKEAVVYQIYPRSFQDSDGDGVGDLKGIIQRLDYIKSLGIDVVWLNPIYSSPNDDMGYDISDYRNIMKEMGTMEDFDALLKGMHERGIKLVMDLVVNHCSDEHDWFKQSRSSRDNPYRDYFHWWPEEKGNPAKRWSFFDEEGNAWRYDSTTKAYYLHYFSRKQPDLNWENKKVRQEVYDLMKFWFEKGIDGFRMDVIPFISKDTTFPELPKEYNGNFVNYYANGPKLHEYLHEMNQEVLSKYDIMTVGEGAGVQRQDALKYVDEDRGELQTFYHFDHVGWGKRKDSGRYPDPNNRHLPDLKSVFTKWDSTFKDKGWGTVYFTTHDQSRMQSRFGDDKVYKNESSKMLYTLMLTQRATPYLYWGDEIGMSNIRFTSVNQYKDIETINHYNYLKKTGGDTEAFLKGQQEVGRDNSRTPMQWSNQTNGGFTKGKPWLQVNPDFVNNNAETAEKDPNSILHFMRKMIKLRKDNKEILVYGKYTELDKDNTKVYAYTREAANGKKVLVLLNFSKETAKTNTGLDLSNAKVMIGNYANAAKDGTLKPFEAVVLELN from the coding sequence ATGAAACCGTTAATAATCAAACTTATAAGCTTGATGCTTATTCTTGCAGTATCCTGCAACTCCAAAAAAGACCAGGAAAAATCCGACCAAAAATGGTGGAAAGAAGCCGTGGTTTACCAGATTTACCCCCGAAGTTTTCAGGACAGTGACGGCGATGGTGTAGGAGATTTGAAGGGAATAATCCAACGGCTCGATTACATCAAAAGTCTGGGTATAGACGTGGTTTGGCTCAATCCTATCTATTCCTCGCCTAACGATGATATGGGCTACGATATCAGCGATTACCGCAATATCATGAAAGAAATGGGAACCATGGAAGACTTTGATGCCCTGCTAAAAGGCATGCATGAGCGTGGAATAAAACTGGTGATGGATTTGGTGGTGAATCACTGCAGCGACGAACACGATTGGTTTAAACAATCCAGGTCTTCCAGAGATAATCCTTACCGCGATTATTTCCATTGGTGGCCCGAAGAAAAAGGAAATCCTGCCAAGCGTTGGAGTTTTTTCGATGAAGAAGGAAATGCCTGGAGATATGACAGCACAACCAAAGCCTACTATCTGCATTATTTCAGCAGAAAACAACCTGACCTCAACTGGGAAAACAAGAAAGTAAGGCAGGAAGTTTATGACTTGATGAAGTTTTGGTTTGAAAAGGGTATCGACGGCTTCAGAATGGATGTAATTCCGTTTATTTCGAAAGACACCACTTTCCCCGAATTGCCCAAAGAATACAATGGCAATTTTGTAAACTATTATGCCAATGGCCCCAAATTGCATGAATATTTGCATGAAATGAATCAGGAAGTGCTCAGTAAATATGACATCATGACTGTGGGAGAAGGAGCCGGAGTGCAAAGGCAGGATGCTCTGAAATATGTTGATGAAGACCGTGGGGAACTTCAGACCTTTTACCATTTTGATCATGTGGGTTGGGGAAAAAGAAAAGATAGCGGAAGATATCCCGATCCAAACAACCGACATTTGCCCGACCTGAAATCGGTATTTACCAAATGGGACAGTACTTTTAAGGATAAAGGCTGGGGAACGGTTTACTTTACTACCCACGACCAAAGCCGTATGCAAAGCAGGTTTGGCGATGATAAAGTTTATAAAAATGAAAGCTCAAAAATGCTTTATACATTAATGCTTACCCAAAGGGCAACTCCGTATTTATATTGGGGTGATGAGATCGGCATGAGTAATATTAGGTTTACTTCGGTGAATCAATACAAAGATATTGAAACCATAAATCATTATAACTACCTAAAGAAAACAGGAGGCGACACAGAGGCTTTTTTGAAAGGACAGCAGGAAGTGGGTCGCGACAACAGCCGTACACCGATGCAGTGGAGCAATCAAACCAATGGTGGTTTTACCAAAGGAAAACCATGGCTGCAAGTCAACCCTGATTTTGTAAATAATAATGCAGAAACTGCCGAAAAGGACCCGAATTCCATCCTGCATTTTATGCGTAAAATGATAAAACTCAGAAAGGATAACAAAGAAATATTGGTTTATGGAAAATACACCGAGCTCGACAAAGACAACACAAAAGTATATGCCTATACCCGGGAGGCTGCCAATGGCAAAAAGGTATTGGTGCTGTTAAACTTCAGTAAAGAGACAGCTAAAACAAACACCGGGTTGGATCTTTCTAACGCAAAAGTGATGATTGGCAATTATGCCAATGCTGCGAAAGATGGCACTTTAAAGCCTTTTGAAGCAGTGGTACTGGAATTGAATTAA
- a CDS encoding ABC transporter ATP-binding protein yields the protein MQLTISNLNKTYGNGVHALKDVNLTINQGMFGLLGPNGAGKSSLMRTIATLQEPDSGEIFLGDINVLTQKDEIRKTLGYLPQEFGVYPKVSAINLLNHIAVLKGITNSGERKNIVEALLQKTNLWEARKKNLGGYSGGMKQRFGIAQALLAHPKLIIVDEPTAGLDPAERNRFLNLLSELGENTVVILSTHIVEDVKELCSDMAVFNKGEVLFKGSPDEALSGIAGKVWTKRIKKDELNDYKANFKVISEKLIGGNPVINVLADQNPDGTFSPIDADLEDVYFSKIFLQ from the coding sequence ATGCAATTAACGATCTCCAATCTAAACAAAACTTATGGCAACGGCGTACACGCACTTAAAGATGTGAATCTCACGATTAATCAGGGGATGTTTGGCCTGTTGGGACCCAATGGTGCCGGTAAATCTTCATTGATGCGTACCATCGCCACTTTGCAGGAGCCTGACTCCGGGGAGATATTCCTGGGCGACATCAACGTACTCACCCAAAAAGACGAAATAAGAAAGACGCTCGGCTATTTGCCACAGGAGTTTGGGGTGTATCCGAAAGTAAGTGCGATAAACCTCCTCAATCATATTGCGGTTTTGAAGGGAATCACCAATTCTGGTGAAAGGAAAAACATTGTAGAAGCTCTTTTGCAAAAAACCAACCTATGGGAGGCCAGAAAGAAAAACCTTGGTGGCTATTCCGGTGGTATGAAGCAGCGTTTTGGTATTGCTCAGGCATTACTTGCCCATCCCAAATTGATTATTGTGGACGAACCTACCGCCGGCCTCGACCCAGCCGAGAGAAACAGATTTTTGAATTTACTTTCAGAATTAGGCGAAAATACCGTCGTGATTTTATCGACCCACATCGTGGAAGACGTAAAAGAGCTATGCTCCGACATGGCGGTGTTTAACAAAGGCGAGGTACTATTTAAAGGTAGTCCTGATGAAGCCCTCAGTGGCATCGCAGGCAAGGTATGGACCAAACGCATCAAGAAAGACGAGCTCAACGATTATAAAGCCAACTTCAAAGTAATTTCTGAAAAGCTTATTGGCGGTAATCCTGTCATCAATGTTTTGGCCGACCAGAACCCCGATGGCACCTTTTCTCCTATCGACGCCGATCTGGAGGATGTATATTTCTCAAAAATATTTTTGCAATAG